The Scatophagus argus isolate fScaArg1 chromosome 20, fScaArg1.pri, whole genome shotgun sequence genome window below encodes:
- the trim69 gene encoding E3 ubiquitin-protein ligase TRIM69 encodes MSKNQKEVKKIQSVYLQNLERLNQGIKPDKKSWKPKEGDFAVQTGMEKPRQPPITGKVTKSSAHTHRISRDLTCSICLDLFKQPVSLPCDHTFCQGCIEGYWSGPRGLGQGGTGSCPQCRKVYPGPSYRPNRIVANIVESYCKGLEESGPGPCLQDVGVTDRAPAPVPRCSRHREELKLYCEEDQELVCLVCGLSQEHRNHTMVCVQEAEQKYRASLNSTMDSLKAELNTALQCDREAEDEVKKLKEHTADLKQRIEAQFSDLHQFLYQEEKLLQVKLKTEERRELIRLDEHKALLCVEISRLQRAVHEIEEKLKEQDPFTLLRSIKVLLQRPSLKFEKPAFTPPSLCEGRFAGPLQYRVWKSMKGSIYPVPAAITFNSSTANPWLSLTSSLTCVRYQTFNHTVQDNPNRFNAALSLLGSQGFTHGRHYWEIEVYSSTVWTVGVARESVPRKGVIKALPANGFWTLSLSYGIQYMAGTSPPKVLSLEEPLARIGVYLDYKRGLVSFYNAESMTHLYTFRETFKETLYPYFNLGFLDKVHENEPLKVFLPKI; translated from the exons ATGAGCAAGAATCAGAAAGAAGTGAAGAAAATCCAGTCAGTTTATCTGCAGAACTTGGAAAGACTAAACCAGGGGATAAAGCCAGACAAGAAAAGTTGGAAACCAAAGGAAGGAGACTTTGCTGTGCAAACAGGGATGGAAAAGCCACGACAGCCTCCCATAACTGGAAAAGTAACCAAAAGctcagcacatacacacagaatcAGCAGAGATCTTACCTGCTCCATCTGTTTGGATCTTTTCAAGCAGCCGGTGTCCTTACCCTGTGATCACACCTTCTGCCAGGGGTGCATTGAGGGTTACTGGTCTGGTCCCCGGGGCCTTGGGCAGGGAGGCACAGGTTCTtgccctcagtgtaggaaggtGTACCCCGGACCAAGCTACAGGCCAAACCGTATCGTTGCCAACATAGTGGAGAGCTACTGCAAGGGTCTGGAGGAGAGTGGCCCTGGACCCTGCCTGCAAGATGTTGGGGTGACAGACAGGGCTCCTGCTCCGGTCCCACgctgcagcagacacagagaggagctgaagcTTTACTGCGAGGAGGACCAGGAGCTGGTGTGTCTGGTGTGTGGTCTCTCCCAGGAGCACAGAAATCATACCATGGTGTGTGTCCAGGAGGCTGAACAGAAGTACAGG GCATCTCTGAACAGCACCATGGATTCCCTTAAAGCTGAGCTTAACACAGCGCTACAGTGTGACAGGGAAGCCGAGGACGAGGTCAAAAAGCTCAAG GAGCACACTGCTGACCTAAAGCAGCGCATTGAGGCCCAGTTCAGCGACCTGCACCAGTTCCTGTACCAGGAGGAAAagctgctgcaggtgaagctgAAGACAGAGGAGCGAAGAGAGCTGATCCGCCTGGACGAGCACAAggctctgctgtgtgtggagATCTCTCGTCTACAGAGAGCTGTGCACGAGATAGAGGAAAAGCTGAAGGAGCAGGACCCGTTCACTCTGCTCCGG AGCATCAAAGTCCTCCTCCAGAG GCCTTCGCTGAAGTTTGAGAAACCTGCATTTACACCGCCCAGTCTGTGCGAGGGTCGGTTTGCAGGGCCCCTGCAGTACAGAGTGTGGAAATCCATGAAAGGAAGCATTTATCCAG TGCCAGCAGCCATCACATTCAACTCCAGCACAGCCAACCCTTGGCTCAGCCTGACCTCCTCCCTGACCTGTGTTCGTTACCAGACCTTTAACCACACCGTGCAGGACAACCCCAACAGGTTCAATGCTGCCCTGTCACTGCTGGGAAGCCAGGGCTTCACCCACGGACGTCACTACTGGGAGATTGAAGtctacagcagcacagtgtggaCTGTGGGGGTGGCGCGAGAGTCCGTACCCAGAAAGGGAGTCATCAAAGCCCTCCCGGCCAATGGCTTCTGGACTCTGTCCCTCTCTTACGGGATACAGTACATGGCTGGCACTTCACCCCCGAAGGTCCTGTCCCTGGAGGAGCCACTGGCCAGGATAGGGGTTTACCTAGACTACAAGAGGGGCCTGGTGTCCTTTTACAATGCAGAGAGCATGACACACCTGTACACCTTCAGGGAGACGTTTAAAGAAACGCTGTACCCTTATTTCAACTTGGGCTTTCTGGATAAAGTGCATGAAAATGAACCCCTCAAAGTTTTCTTACCAAAGATTTAA